One region of Eremothecium gossypii ATCC 10895 chromosome II, complete sequence genomic DNA includes:
- the SHP1 gene encoding protein phosphatase regulator SHP1 (Syntenic homolog of Saccharomyces cerevisiae YBL058W (SHP1)) yields MSDEQIQQFMMLTNSSAEVARKYLGEHEDDLEDALNGFYANQQRPGSVEGQRNSYSDPNSSQEPRSSSPQLPSQASAKSGGSSGRSKKEKPWFRTFSQIMKESQEEDDDDEARHTFAGGETSGLEVTDPNDSNSLIRDLLEKARKGGERGDNGQGRSVAAHNFFKGRGYRLGSSAEAEPEVVTQPEEPERPRKVTREITFWKEGFQVGEDGPLYRYDDPANSYYLNELNQGRAPLRLLNVEFGQEVDVNVYKKLDESYKPPKKKHGGFGGSGRRLGSPIPGDIARAEEAVEQESSATSPAPEAKQESPKPAEQQGNTSVQIRYANGKREVLRCNSFDKVGFLYDHVKQNTSEARPFTLNQVCPVQPLEDFECTIGEQNLCNSVVVQRWV; encoded by the coding sequence ATGAGTGACGAGCAGATCCAGCAGTTTATGATGCTTACGAATTCCTCAGCGGAGGTGGCTAGGAAGTATCTAGGAGAGCACGAGGACGATCTCGAAGATGCTCTGAATGGTTTCTACGCAAACCAGCAACGTCCTGGATCCGTCGAGGGTCAGCGGAACTCATATTCAGACCCCAATAGCAGCCAGGAGCCCCGTAGCAGCTCGCCGCAGCTGCCTTCACAGGCTTCTGCGAAGTCAGGCGGAAGCTCGGGGCGGAGCAAGAAGGAGAAACCATGGTTCCGCACGTTCTCTCAAATCATGAAAGAATcgcaggaggaggatgaCGATGACGAGGCTCGGCACACGTTTGCAGGCGGGGAGACTTCGGGGCTAGAGGTAACTGATCCCAACGATTCCAATTCTCTGATCCGGGACCTGCTGGAGAAGGCGCGGAAGGGGGGTGAACGTGGTGACAATGGCCAGGGGCGTAGTGTCGCGGCGCATAACTTCTTCAAGGGCCGTGGCTACCGGCTTGGATCGTCTGCTGAAGCAGAGCCAGAGGTTGTCACACAACCAGAGGAGCCTGAAAGACCCCGTAAGGTCACACGCGAGATCACCTTCTGGAAAGAGGGGTTCCAGGTCGGCGAAGACGGCCCACTGTACCGGTACGATGACCCCGCGAACAGTTACTATCTGAACGAACTGAACCAGGGACGCGCCCCGTTAAGGTTGCTCAACGTCGAGTTTGGACAGGAGGTTGATGTCAATGTGTATAAGAAATTGGACGAGTCCTACAAACCGCCCAAGAAAAAGCACGGTGGCTTCGGTGGGAGCGGTCGCCGCCTAGGCTCGCCCATCCCGGGTGACATTGCTCGTGCGGAGGAGGCAGTAGAGCAGGAGTCGTCTGCCACATCGCCGGCGCCAGAGGCAAAACAGGAGTCTCCGAAGCCAGCCGAGCAGCAGGGCAATACCAGCGTGCAGATTAGGTACGCCAACGGGAAGAGAGAGGTACTGCGTTGCAATAGCTTTGACAAGGTGGGCTTTCTCTACGATCATGTCAAGCAAAACACAAGCGAGGCCCGCCCTTTCACCCTGAACCAGGTGTGCCCTGTCCAGCCGCTAGAAGATTTCGAGTGCACTATCGGCGAACAAAACCTGTGTAATTCAGTGGTCGTCCAGAGGTGGGTTTAA
- the MET6 gene encoding 5-methyltetrahydropteroyltriglutamate-homocysteine S-methyltransferase (Syntenic homolog of Saccharomyces cerevisiae YER091C (MET6)) gives MVLSSVLGFPRIGANRELKKVTESYWAGKATEEELLKVGRELRASNWKLQKEAGVDVIASNDFSYYDQVLDLSLLFNVVPDRYRKHDLSAVDTMFAMGRGLQRLAKDGAPAVDVTALEMVKWFDSNYHYVRPTFSHSTDFKLNGNKPVEEYLEAKQLGIETRPVVLGPVSFLYLGKSDKDSLDLEPLSLLPKVLPLYAELLKQLSDAGAKSVQLDEPVLVLDLAEDVQSAFKTAYEHLGAEKSLDIVLTTYFGTVVPNLKALVDLPVAGLHFDLVRNPEQLDDVLAIVGENQSLSVGVVDGRNIWKNDFAKSAATISKAIEKLGGDRVIVATSSSLLHTPVDLENESALEPEIKDWFSFATQKLHEVVVLAKNASGEDFSSELKANADSIAARAASAITNDPAVQERVAGLNEKLSTRAAPFGERLKEQQPIFKLPLFPTTTIGSFPQTKDIRINRNKHAKGAISTEEYTNFINSQIEEVIRFQEEVGLDVLVHGEPERNDMVQYFGEKIKGYVFTVNGWVQSYGSRYVRPPIIVGDLSRPLPMSVRESVYAQSITTKPVKGMLTGPVTCLRWSFPRDDIDQRTQALQLAFALRDEVNDLEAAGIKVIQVDEPAIREGLPLRAGEERSAYLNWAAQAFRVATSGVSNKTQIHSHFCYSDLDPKHIKALDADVVSIEFSKKDDPNYIAEFQDYPNHIGLGLFDIHSPRVPSKEEFIQKIDAILKSYPADKFWVNPDCGLKTRGWEETKASLTNMVEAAKHFRNIHTKKD, from the coding sequence ATGGTTCTATCAAGCGTGTTAGGGTTTCCAAGAATTGGGGCGAACAGAGAGTTGAAGAAGGTGACTGAGTCGTACTGGGCCGGGAAGGCGACCGAGGAGGAGCTACTAAAGGTGGGCCGCGAGTTGCGGGCGAGTAACTGGAAGCTGCAGAAGGAAGCGGGTGTGGATGTGATTGCTTCGAACGACTTTTCCTACTACGACCAGGTTTTGGATTTATCGTTACTCTTCAATGTGGTGCCTGACCGGTACCGCAAGCACGACCTTTCAGCCGTGGACACGATGTTCGCGATGGGCCGTGGTCTACAACGGCTCGCGAAGGACGGCGCCCCTGCAGTCGACGTCACCGCTCTGGAGATGGTGAAATGGTTTGATTCGAACTACCACTACGTGAGGCCCACGTTCTCGCACTCTACAGACTTCAAGCTGAACGGAAATAAGCCAGTGGAAGAGTACCTTGAGGCCAAGCAGCTGGGCATTGAGACACGCCCGGTCGTGCTTGGTCCGGTCTCTTTCCTATATCTAGGGAAGTCTGACAAGGATTCGCTAGACTTGGAACCTCTTTCGCTTCTACCAAAGGTGCTTCCACTGTATGCTGAGCTTTTGAAGCAGCTTTCTGACGCCGGTGCGAAGTCGGTTCAGCTGGATGAGCCTGTGTTGGTCTTAGATCTTGCAGAGGACGTACAGTCTGCGTTTAAGACCGCTTATGAACATCTAGGTGCGGAAAAGTCTCTCGACATTGTGTTGACCACCTACTTCGGGACAGTCGTTCCGAACTTGAAGGCGCTTGTGGATCTTCCAGTGGCTGGCCTACATTTCGACTTGGTGAGAAACCCAGAGCAGTTGGACGACGTTCTAGCGATCGTTGGCGAAAACCAGTCGTTGTCTGTAGGTGTTGTTGACGGTAGAAACATCTGGAAGAATGACTTCGCGAAGTCGGCTGCCACTATTTCTAAGGCAATTGAGAAACTAGGAGGGGACCGCGTTATTGTTGCCACGTCCTCTTCCTTGTTGCACACTCCAGTTGACTTGGAAAACGAGTCTGCCTTGGAGCCAGAGATCAAGGACTGGTTCTCTTTTGCAACCCAGAAGCTGCATGAGGTTGTTGTCCTCGCTAAGAACGCTTCTGGCGAAGACTTTTCCTCTGAGTTGAAGGCAAATGCAGACTCGATTGCTGCGCGTGCCGCCTCTGCGATCACCAACGATCCTGCTGTCCAGGAACGTGTTGCTGGTTTGAACGAGAAGCTATCCACGAGAGCCGCACCATTCGGGGAGCGTCTCAAGGAGCAGCAGCCAATTTTCAAGCTCCCGCTATTCCCAACCACCACCATCGGTTCCTTCCCACAGACTAAGGACATTCGGATCAACAGAAACAAGCATGCAAAGGGGGCGATTTCCACGGAGGAGTACACCAACTTCATCAATTCTCAGATTGAGGAAGTCATCCGCTTCCAGGAGGAGGTCGGCCTAGATGTCCTTGTTCATGGTGAACCGGAGAGAAATGACATGGTGCAGTACTTCGGCGAGAAGATCAAGGGTTACGTCTTCACAGTGAACGGATGGGTCCAATCATATGGTTCTCGCTACGTCCGCCCTCCAATTATTGTCGGTGACCTATCTCGTCCCTTACCTATGTCCGTGCGCGAGTCTGTGTACGCGCAGTCCATCACTACAAAGCCTGTGAAGGGCATGTTGACTGGCCCCGTCACATGCTTGCGGTGGTCTTTCCCCCGTGATGATATCGACCAGCGTACCCAGGCCCTCCAACTTGCGTTTGCGCTCCGCGACGAGGTCAACGATTTGGAGGCGGCTGGTATCAAGGTCATCCAGGTTGATGAGCCTGCCATCAGGGAAGGCTTGCCTCTTCGCGCCGGTGAGGAGCGCTCGGCCTACCTGAACTGGGCTGCGCAGGCCTTCCGCGTTGCAACCTCGGGCGTCTCCAACAAGACCCAGATCCACTCGCACTTCTGTTACTCTGACTTGGACCCCAAGCACATCAAGGCGCTTGACGCAGATGTCGTCTCCATTGAATTTTCCAAAAAGGACGATCCTAACTACATCGCAGAATTCCAGGACTACCCTAACCACATCGGTCTTGGCCTATTCGACATCCACTCTCCTAGAGTCCCCTCCAAGGAGGAGTTCATCCAGAAGATTGACGCCATCCTCAAGTCCTATCCTGCAGACAAGTTCTGGGTCAACCCTGACTGTGGTCTAAAAACCCGTGGCTGGGAAGAGACTAAGGCTTCCCTCACAAACATGGTCGAAGCCGCCAAGCACTTCCGCAACATCCACACCAAGAAAGACTAA
- the IES5 gene encoding Ies5p (Syntenic homolog of Saccharomyces cerevisiae YER092W (IES5)), translated as MTLDQEYTKLVSRRDELQKQEVTLRREFTTLVRKIASITAVLETIESPQVIERNLPSDEVLQKAPGLQPLIEMLVTLDETPLAEIEIPEKLMHSYELFRNTPLLYKDNPGHL; from the coding sequence ATGACGCTGGACCAGGAGTACACGAAGCTTGTATCTCGGCGGGACGAGTTACAGAAGCAAGAAGTCACGCTCCGGAGGGAGTTTACGACACTAGTGCGGAAGATCGCAAGCATCACGGCTGTGCTTGAAACAATCGAGTCTCCACAGGTAATCGAACGGAATTTGCCCTCAGACGAGGTACTGCAGAAGGCGCCAGGACTACAACCACTCATAGAGATGTTGGTAACACTGGATGAGACGCCGCTGGCCGAAATAGAGATCCCAGAGAAGCTGATGCACTCGTATGAATTATTTAGGAACACACCTCTACTATATAAGGACAACCCAGGCCACTTGTGA